In one window of Kitasatospora sp. MMS16-BH015 DNA:
- a CDS encoding oxidoreductase: MSTGTDPLAPLAELPGVPEAVAEVRKAVDRLYGHRVMRRRAAEVTSESALRGARASAALDGADWPLEEVRRRSDFSADPEARIIGGALRISSEAGQLLSVWRHSPLQVLARLHLLAVGDADLSAGRPRREGEPVDELFPTVLAPAESLPRDPSHAHGDQDGHDGEHEGPGGHVDGAEADDAEVDRAHGEAAGSAGAAGAAGAAGSGGAGTAGAGGATAAGAAPLPDAPSAEEAAARLDQLSRLLVDRVERGLRGTPALVVSSVVHGELLALRPFGSHNGVVARAAQRIVLIAEGLDPKAICPAEVGFVELGTAAYRQALQGYLSGTAEGMAAWIAHCGVALRLGVRESTAVCEAMQRGMV; encoded by the coding sequence GTGAGCACTGGAACAGATCCCCTCGCCCCACTGGCCGAGCTCCCCGGCGTGCCTGAGGCAGTCGCCGAAGTGCGCAAGGCCGTCGACCGCCTCTACGGGCACCGCGTGATGCGCCGCCGTGCGGCGGAGGTCACCTCCGAATCCGCGCTGCGCGGGGCCAGGGCCTCCGCCGCCCTCGACGGCGCGGACTGGCCGCTGGAGGAGGTGCGCCGCCGCAGCGACTTCAGCGCGGACCCCGAGGCCCGGATCATCGGTGGCGCGCTCCGGATCTCCTCGGAGGCGGGGCAGCTGCTGAGCGTCTGGCGACACTCGCCGCTCCAGGTGCTGGCGCGGCTCCACCTGCTCGCCGTCGGGGACGCGGACCTGTCGGCCGGTCGGCCCCGGCGGGAGGGGGAGCCGGTCGACGAACTGTTCCCCACCGTGCTCGCACCCGCCGAGAGCCTGCCTCGGGACCCGTCCCACGCTCATGGCGACCAGGACGGGCACGACGGCGAGCACGAGGGGCCCGGCGGTCACGTGGACGGTGCCGAGGCCGATGACGCCGAGGTCGACCGTGCTCACGGCGAGGCGGCGGGATCCGCGGGTGCGGCGGGTGCGGCGGGTGCGGCGGGTTCGGGTGGTGCGGGGACTGCGGGGGCTGGTGGGGCGACCGCCGCTGGTGCTGCGCCGCTGCCGGATGCGCCCTCGGCCGAGGAGGCGGCGGCCCGGCTCGACCAGCTTTCCCGGCTGCTGGTGGACCGAGTGGAGCGCGGGCTCCGGGGGACGCCCGCGCTGGTGGTGTCCTCCGTCGTGCACGGCGAACTGCTGGCGCTGCGCCCGTTCGGCTCGCACAACGGCGTGGTCGCGCGGGCCGCGCAGCGCATCGTCCTGATCGCGGAGGGCCTCGACCCGAAGGCGATCTGCCCGGCGGAGGTCGGCTTCGTCGAACTCGGCACGGCCGCCTACCGGCAGGCGCTCCAGGGGTACCTCAGCGGCACCGCCGAAGGGATGGCCGCCTGGATCGCCCACTGCGGTGTCGCGTTGCGCCTGGGTGTTCGCGAGAGCACGGCGGTCTGCGAGGCGATGCAGCGCGGGATGGTCTGA
- a CDS encoding TadA family conjugal transfer-associated ATPase, which produces MEAEQGRLSPAEDRAAALIDAVRLRLAEAGAQPTSGSVAAALRAARPPLGGGDTLDAVRALHAELVGAGPLDELLVTPGVTDVLVNGPDEVWIDRGAGLERVAGIRFPDNEAVRHLAHRLATAAGRRLDDARPWVDARLPDGTRLHAVLPPIAAGCTHISLRVCRSHPFTLEELVTAGAVPPLGATLLAGVLQARLSLLISGGTGTGKTTLLAALLGLVGPAERIVLAEDSAELRPDHPHVVRLQSRPPNQEGLGELTLRDLVRQALRMRPDRLVVGEVRGAEASDLLTALNTGHEGGCGTVHANTATDVPARMEALGALAGLDRLSLHSQLRSALDVIVHLVREPATGLRRVAELHVLVENAHGLAETSQAVAFTAYGGCIAGPGWGRLWERCALRGVELPREL; this is translated from the coding sequence CTGGAGGCCGAGCAGGGTCGGCTGAGCCCGGCCGAGGACCGGGCTGCCGCCCTGATCGACGCGGTGCGGCTGCGGCTCGCCGAGGCGGGTGCCCAGCCGACCAGCGGTTCGGTCGCGGCCGCCCTCCGGGCAGCCCGGCCCCCGCTCGGCGGCGGCGACACCTTGGACGCCGTCCGGGCGCTGCACGCCGAGCTCGTGGGCGCAGGGCCGCTGGACGAGCTACTCGTGACGCCCGGCGTGACCGACGTGTTGGTCAACGGGCCTGACGAGGTGTGGATCGACCGGGGAGCCGGGCTGGAGCGGGTGGCCGGCATCCGGTTCCCGGACAACGAGGCCGTGCGCCACCTCGCCCACCGTCTCGCCACGGCAGCGGGCCGCCGACTCGACGACGCCCGGCCCTGGGTCGACGCCCGTCTGCCGGACGGCACCCGGCTGCACGCCGTCCTGCCACCCATCGCCGCCGGTTGCACCCACATCTCGCTCCGGGTCTGCCGCTCCCACCCCTTCACCCTCGAAGAGTTGGTCACGGCGGGGGCCGTACCGCCGCTGGGCGCGACGCTGCTCGCCGGCGTCCTGCAGGCCAGGCTCTCCCTCCTGATCAGCGGCGGCACGGGCACCGGCAAGACCACCCTGCTGGCTGCGCTGCTGGGCCTGGTCGGCCCGGCGGAGCGGATCGTCCTGGCGGAGGACTCCGCCGAGCTCCGCCCCGATCACCCCCACGTGGTGCGGCTCCAGAGCCGCCCGCCCAACCAGGAGGGCCTCGGCGAGCTGACCCTCCGGGATCTGGTGCGGCAAGCGCTGCGCATGCGGCCCGACCGCTTGGTGGTCGGAGAGGTGCGGGGTGCGGAGGCAAGCGATCTCCTCACCGCGCTCAACACCGGCCATGAAGGCGGCTGCGGCACCGTCCACGCCAACACCGCCACCGACGTGCCCGCCCGCATGGAGGCGCTCGGCGCGCTCGCCGGGCTCGACCGGCTCTCCCTGCACAGCCAGCTCCGCTCGGCCTTGGACGTCATCGTGCATCTGGTCCGCGAGCCGGCCACCGGTCTGCGCAGGGTCGCCGAGCTCCACGTCCTTGTCGAGAACGCACACGGCCTCGCCGAAACATCCCAGGCCGTGGCGTTCACGGCCTACGGCGGCTGCATCGCCGGGCCCGGCTGGGGACGGCTCTGGGAGCGCTGCGCGCTGCGCGGCGTCGAGCTGCCGAGGGAGCTGTGA
- a CDS encoding ATP-binding protein, with product MKIAFVGKGGSGKTTLSALFIRHLAAAGRPVIAVDADINQHLGPALGLTDDQAAALPSLGAHLPEIKEYLRGDNPLIGSAEEMIKTTPPGRGSRLLRIVEENPVYASCARPIALDEGSVRLLATGAFAEEDLGVACYHSKVGAVELLLNHLLDGPDEYVVTDMTAGSDSFASGLFTRFDLTFLVAEPTRKGVSVYRQYKEYARDFGVALRVVGNKVQSPEDLAFLHREVGDDLLTVFGQSDWVRRLEQGAEPPLNTLEPANRTVLEQLKATADQAHGTRDPERYTRQAVTFHLRNAESWGNAKTGIDLATQVDKGFVLGVDQLDVAHA from the coding sequence ATGAAGATCGCGTTCGTCGGCAAGGGCGGCAGCGGGAAGACCACGCTGTCGGCGCTGTTCATCCGCCACCTGGCCGCCGCAGGCCGTCCAGTGATCGCCGTGGACGCCGACATCAATCAGCACCTGGGCCCCGCACTCGGCCTGACCGACGATCAGGCCGCTGCCCTCCCCTCGCTGGGCGCGCACTTGCCGGAGATCAAGGAGTACCTGCGCGGGGACAACCCCCTGATCGGCTCCGCCGAGGAGATGATCAAGACCACTCCCCCCGGGCGGGGCTCGCGGCTGCTCCGGATCGTGGAGGAGAACCCGGTGTACGCGAGCTGCGCCCGCCCGATCGCCCTCGACGAAGGATCGGTGCGCCTGCTGGCCACCGGCGCGTTCGCCGAAGAGGACCTGGGGGTCGCCTGCTACCACTCCAAGGTCGGCGCGGTGGAGTTGCTGCTGAACCACCTGCTCGACGGCCCCGACGAGTACGTGGTGACGGACATGACGGCCGGCTCCGACTCCTTCGCTTCCGGCCTGTTCACCCGCTTCGACCTGACCTTCCTGGTGGCCGAGCCGACGCGCAAGGGCGTCTCGGTCTACCGGCAGTACAAGGAGTACGCCCGGGACTTCGGCGTCGCGCTCCGCGTGGTGGGCAACAAGGTGCAGAGCCCCGAGGACCTCGCCTTCCTCCACCGCGAGGTGGGCGACGACCTGCTGACGGTCTTCGGTCAGTCCGACTGGGTCCGCAGGCTGGAGCAGGGCGCCGAGCCCCCGCTGAACACCCTGGAGCCGGCCAACCGCACCGTCCTCGAGCAGCTGAAGGCCACCGCCGATCAGGCGCACGGCACCCGCGACCCCGAGCGCTACACCCGGCAGGCCGTCACCTTCCACCTGCGCAACGCGGAGAGCTGGGGCAACGCGAAGACCGGCATCGATCTCGCGACCCAGGTCGACAAGGGATTCGTGCTCGGCGTGGACCAGCTGGACGTCGCACACGCCTGA
- the acs gene encoding acetate--CoA ligase has product MSNESLANLLKEERRFAPPAELAAAANVTADAYAQASEDRLGFWAEQARRLTWAVEPTETLDWSNPPFAKWFADGTLNIAYNCVDRHVEAGHGDRVAIHFEGEPGDSRSITYTQLKDEVSQAANALLELGVTKGDRVAIYLPMIAEAVIAMLACARIGATHSVVFGGFSADAVASRIQDADAKLVITADGGYRRGKPSALKPAIDEALTKVDGVEKVLVVRRTGQDTTWTEGRDVWWHEITARQSTQHTPQPHEAEHPLFILYTSGTTGKPKGILHTSGGYLTQAAYTHHAVFDLKPETDVYWCTADIGWVTGHSYIVYGPLANGATQVVYEGTPDTPHQGRFWEIVQKYGVTILYTAPTAIRTFMKWGDDIPAKFDLSTLRVLGSVGEPINPEAWVWYRNHIGAGKTPIVDTWWQTETGAMMISPLPGVTETKPGSAQRALPGITATVVDDEAGEVPNGSGGYLVLTEPWPSMLRTIWGDDQRYIDTYWSRFPGRYFAGDGAKKDEDGDIWLLGRVDDVMLVSGHNISTTEVESALVGHPAVAEAAVVGATDATTGQAIVAFVILRGTATDSEDLVADLRNHVGKTLGPIAKPKQIKVVSELPKTRSGKIMRRLLRDIAEGREVGDTTTLADSTVMNLIQSQLPSARNGA; this is encoded by the coding sequence TTGAGCAACGAGAGCCTGGCCAACCTGCTCAAGGAGGAGCGGCGCTTCGCTCCGCCCGCGGAGCTGGCCGCTGCCGCCAACGTCACCGCGGACGCCTACGCGCAAGCGTCGGAGGACCGCCTCGGCTTCTGGGCTGAGCAGGCCCGTCGGCTGACCTGGGCCGTCGAGCCCACCGAGACCCTGGACTGGTCGAACCCCCCGTTCGCCAAGTGGTTCGCCGACGGCACCCTCAACATCGCCTACAACTGCGTCGACCGCCACGTCGAAGCCGGCCACGGCGACCGCGTCGCCATCCACTTCGAGGGCGAGCCCGGCGACAGCCGCTCCATCACCTACACCCAGCTCAAGGACGAGGTCTCCCAAGCCGCCAACGCCCTCCTCGAACTCGGCGTCACCAAGGGCGACCGCGTCGCCATCTACCTCCCGATGATCGCCGAAGCCGTCATCGCGATGCTCGCCTGCGCCCGCATCGGCGCCACCCACTCCGTCGTCTTCGGCGGCTTCTCCGCCGACGCCGTCGCCTCCCGCATCCAGGACGCCGACGCCAAACTCGTCATCACCGCCGACGGCGGCTACCGCCGCGGCAAGCCCTCCGCCCTCAAACCCGCCATCGACGAAGCCCTCACCAAGGTCGACGGCGTCGAGAAGGTCCTCGTGGTCCGCCGCACCGGCCAGGACACCACCTGGACCGAGGGCCGCGACGTCTGGTGGCACGAGATCACCGCCCGCCAGTCCACCCAGCACACCCCCCAGCCCCACGAGGCCGAACACCCGCTGTTCATCCTCTACACCTCCGGCACCACCGGAAAGCCCAAGGGCATCCTGCACACCTCCGGCGGCTACCTCACCCAGGCCGCCTACACCCACCACGCCGTCTTCGACCTCAAGCCCGAGACCGACGTCTACTGGTGCACCGCCGACATCGGCTGGGTCACCGGCCACTCCTACATCGTCTACGGCCCCCTCGCCAACGGCGCCACCCAGGTCGTCTACGAAGGCACCCCCGACACCCCCCACCAGGGCCGCTTCTGGGAAATCGTCCAGAAGTACGGCGTCACCATCCTCTACACCGCCCCCACCGCCATCCGCACCTTCATGAAGTGGGGCGACGACATCCCCGCCAAGTTCGACCTCTCCACCCTCCGGGTCCTGGGCAGCGTCGGCGAACCCATCAACCCCGAAGCATGGGTCTGGTACCGCAACCACATCGGCGCCGGCAAAACCCCCATCGTCGACACCTGGTGGCAGACCGAAACCGGCGCCATGATGATCAGCCCCCTGCCCGGCGTCACCGAGACCAAGCCCGGCTCCGCCCAACGCGCCCTACCCGGCATCACCGCCACCGTCGTCGACGACGAGGCAGGCGAAGTCCCCAACGGCTCCGGCGGCTACCTCGTCCTCACCGAACCCTGGCCCTCCATGCTGCGCACCATCTGGGGCGACGACCAGCGCTACATCGACACCTACTGGTCCCGCTTCCCCGGCCGCTACTTCGCCGGCGACGGCGCCAAGAAGGACGAGGACGGCGACATCTGGCTGCTCGGCCGCGTCGACGACGTCATGCTCGTCTCCGGCCACAACATCTCCACCACCGAAGTCGAATCCGCCCTCGTCGGCCACCCCGCCGTCGCCGAGGCCGCCGTCGTCGGCGCCACCGACGCCACCACCGGCCAGGCCATCGTCGCCTTTGTCATCCTGCGCGGTACCGCCACCGACAGCGAAGACCTCGTCGCCGACCTGCGCAACCACGTCGGCAAGACCCTCGGCCCCATCGCCAAGCCCAAGCAGATCAAGGTCGTCAGCGAACTCCCCAAGACCCGCTCCGGCAAGATCATGCGCCGCCTCCTCCGCGACATCGCCGAAGGCCGCGAAGTCGGCGACACCACCACCCTCGCGGACTCGACGGTGATGAACCTCATCCAGTCCCAGCTCCCCTCCGCCCGCAACGGCGCCTGA
- the ssd gene encoding septum site-determining protein Ssd, with product MSTPITDHRPTDRAELSGPLIVTEHAGLAEQLLRLCAAAGAEPQLLTTPPPRAEWEAAQLVLVGDDLAERCAGLTRRAGVLLLGLDLDDGDVWVRAVQLGAEHVLFLPDAQAWLLDRIADAAEGVGPPALTVAVLGGRGGGGASTLACALAVTAARLGHRTMLIDADPLGGGLDILLGGETAGGLRWPDLAGSRGRVNGTELAKALPELHHLTALSWDRGDTLAIPPEAMRSVLAAARRRGGLVVLDLPRHLDAAAGQALEQADAGLLVVPAELRALAAADRVVAAARMRLADLRVVVRVPGPTGLTGGEIARHLGLKLAGELPPEPGLPLDVERGSPPGIRAKGPLARFCGGFLSEVMPPAPVPTIEGGQL from the coding sequence ATGTCGACACCGATCACCGACCACCGTCCCACCGACCGGGCCGAGCTCTCCGGCCCGCTGATCGTCACCGAGCACGCCGGGCTGGCCGAGCAGTTGCTCCGGCTCTGCGCCGCAGCCGGAGCCGAGCCCCAGCTGCTCACCACGCCCCCGCCCCGGGCCGAGTGGGAGGCAGCTCAACTCGTCCTGGTCGGCGACGACCTGGCCGAGCGCTGCGCGGGCCTGACCCGCCGGGCCGGCGTCCTGCTCCTCGGGCTCGATCTCGACGACGGCGACGTGTGGGTCCGCGCCGTCCAGCTCGGCGCCGAGCACGTGCTCTTCCTGCCGGACGCCCAGGCCTGGCTGCTGGACCGGATCGCCGATGCGGCCGAGGGCGTGGGCCCGCCGGCCCTGACCGTCGCGGTGCTGGGCGGTCGAGGCGGTGGCGGTGCCTCCACCCTGGCCTGCGCGTTGGCCGTCACGGCGGCCCGACTCGGCCACCGCACCATGCTCATCGACGCCGACCCGCTCGGTGGCGGCCTCGACATCCTGCTCGGCGGCGAGACGGCCGGCGGGCTCCGCTGGCCCGACCTCGCGGGCTCCCGGGGCAGGGTCAACGGCACCGAGCTGGCCAAAGCCCTGCCCGAGCTGCACCACCTGACGGCACTCTCTTGGGACAGGGGCGACACGCTCGCCATCCCGCCCGAGGCGATGCGGAGCGTCCTGGCCGCAGCACGGCGGCGCGGTGGGCTGGTCGTCCTCGACCTGCCCCGGCACCTCGACGCGGCGGCCGGCCAGGCACTCGAACAGGCCGATGCGGGGCTGCTCGTCGTCCCCGCCGAGCTGAGGGCGCTGGCCGCCGCCGATCGTGTCGTGGCCGCTGCCCGGATGCGCCTCGCGGACCTGCGCGTGGTGGTCCGGGTGCCGGGACCCACCGGGCTCACCGGTGGCGAGATCGCCCGTCACCTCGGGCTCAAGCTCGCCGGGGAGCTCCCTCCCGAGCCCGGCCTGCCGCTCGACGTGGAGCGCGGTTCGCCCCCGGGCATCCGCGCCAAGGGTCCGCTGGCCCGTTTCTGCGGTGGCTTCCTCAGCGAAGTGATGCCGCCCGCCCCCGTCCCGACGATCGAAGGAGGCCAGCTGTGA
- a CDS encoding type II secretion system F family protein, whose amino-acid sequence MARLRRRSRTVRRAVGLVGAPTQRGTAGWAVRLRRRRPAWLVAELLLLPVGLLLARATASPVPAMGAVAAVLPLRRWCRRRRETAEARRRTTSVIELCEGLAAELRSGSTPEQALHTVTSRGSSLRDGLGAASTTRLAAGRYGGDTPAALRGLAELPGGRGGAALAACWQITAESGVGLATGLDQVADALRAERSLAEEIAGELAAPRATVAVLAALPLVGLLLGAALGARPVRVLLHTPAGLLCLAAGVALEVIGLAWTNRIIRAVAEPTLWQPEAAPSTVPGASGPRSSMPRPVGAKARSVGTAPAWEASSGAPVASARPRAAGSEDTRLGLRSVTARASRTRRPRARLAGHRARLKPGARTGAVR is encoded by the coding sequence GTGGCCAGACTGCGGCGACGGTCCCGGACGGTCCGGCGGGCCGTCGGTCTCGTCGGCGCACCCACGCAGCGCGGCACCGCCGGGTGGGCGGTCCGGCTGAGGCGGCGCCGACCGGCCTGGTTGGTGGCGGAGCTGCTGCTCCTGCCGGTCGGCCTCCTCCTGGCCCGGGCCACGGCCTCACCGGTCCCAGCCATGGGAGCGGTGGCCGCCGTGCTGCCACTCCGGCGGTGGTGCCGCCGCCGACGAGAGACCGCCGAGGCCCGCCGACGCACCACCTCGGTGATCGAGCTCTGCGAGGGCCTCGCAGCCGAACTGCGCAGTGGTTCGACTCCGGAGCAGGCCCTGCACACCGTCACTTCACGCGGCAGCTCGCTCCGCGACGGGCTCGGTGCAGCGAGCACCACCAGGCTCGCCGCCGGCCGCTACGGGGGAGACACCCCGGCGGCGCTCCGAGGGCTCGCCGAGCTCCCTGGTGGCCGAGGTGGTGCGGCTCTCGCCGCGTGCTGGCAGATCACGGCCGAGAGCGGCGTCGGCCTGGCCACCGGGCTCGACCAGGTCGCGGACGCCCTACGGGCCGAGCGCTCGCTGGCCGAGGAGATCGCCGGTGAGCTGGCCGCTCCCCGGGCGACCGTCGCGGTGCTCGCCGCTCTTCCGCTGGTGGGCCTGCTGCTGGGGGCTGCCCTCGGTGCCCGGCCGGTCCGAGTCCTGCTGCACACACCGGCGGGGTTGCTCTGCCTCGCCGCCGGGGTCGCGCTGGAGGTCATCGGCCTGGCCTGGACGAACCGGATCATCCGAGCAGTGGCCGAGCCCACGCTCTGGCAGCCGGAGGCTGCACCGTCCACTGTTCCGGGGGCCTCGGGCCCGAGGTCGTCGATGCCTCGACCTGTCGGCGCGAAGGCGCGGTCCGTAGGAACCGCGCCTGCCTGGGAAGCGAGTTCGGGAGCGCCGGTGGCGAGTGCGAGGCCCCGGGCCGCCGGATCGGAGGACACCCGACTCGGTCTCCGGTCCGTGACGGCGCGAGCCTCCCGTACGCGGCGCCCGCGGGCACGGCTTGCGGGTCACCGCGCCCGGTTGAAGCCCGGGGCACGGACGGGGGCGGTCCGATGA
- a CDS encoding SulP family inorganic anion transporter, which produces MTLDISSAPIASDTTDHAPPHGVGQPPAARSPLKSLLAADLPASIAVFLIAVPFALGIALATGAPLTAGLVAAAVGGLVAGALSGTPLQVSGPSAALTVITAGLIAQYGWQVTCAVTVVAGLCQLLLGALRVARTTLAVSPAIVHGMLAGVGLTIAIAQLHVVLGGSPQSSALANLLALPRQLSGPHLPALAVGAVAVAVLCGWPRLGRLPGRAGQLGAKLTRVPAALVAVTAGTTLSVGLGLTLARVELPSWSEHGLASPPALDVLGRHWPTLLGAVLTVTAVASVESLLSSVAVDRLSHRSSDLDRELRGQGVANVVAGLLGGLPIAGGAVRSSANVRAGAAGRWSAVLHGAWVLLAALLLAGGLRHIPLAALAALVLVVGVQMVSFAHIRRVHRHREFPVYLATVLGVFLLGVPIGVAVGGSVAVLLALYRLTRAHVDVAAEADGSYQVRTHGPLTFAAVPRLSRALALIPSGARVTVHHDGSFLDHAAYEQLHSWRTGHQATGGSVAMLTERHDDEVLDPDGTVRSGSSAGPHRCRAWTPWVGHHCIDQGEDDPHVRLLDGVRGFQQHTAPLVRQELARLSREGQTPSQLFLTCSDSRLVTSMITSSGPGDLFTVRNVGNLVPAPYEPGAADDSVAAAVQYAVEVLQVRSITICGHSGCGAMQALLDGVHEVPGTPTPLARWLRNGRGALSRLKRAPAEFEGRSVVDLVEQLCITNVVQQLDQLLANPAVERRVEEGSLQLVGMYFDFATAQAYVLDRESRRFSPVAVSAGPTKETDVLAA; this is translated from the coding sequence GTGACCTTGGACATCTCGAGCGCTCCCATCGCCTCAGACACCACCGACCACGCGCCGCCGCATGGCGTTGGGCAGCCGCCCGCCGCGCGCTCGCCCTTGAAGTCACTGCTGGCAGCAGACCTGCCGGCCTCCATCGCGGTCTTCCTGATCGCCGTCCCGTTCGCCCTCGGCATCGCCCTCGCCACCGGGGCCCCGCTCACCGCCGGGCTGGTCGCAGCGGCCGTCGGCGGCCTGGTCGCCGGGGCGCTGAGCGGCACACCGCTCCAGGTCAGCGGCCCGTCGGCAGCGCTGACAGTGATCACAGCCGGCCTGATCGCCCAGTACGGCTGGCAGGTCACCTGCGCCGTCACGGTCGTGGCCGGCCTCTGCCAGCTGCTGCTCGGCGCGCTGCGCGTGGCCCGCACCACGCTGGCCGTCTCCCCCGCGATCGTCCACGGGATGCTGGCCGGGGTCGGGCTGACCATCGCCATCGCCCAACTGCACGTCGTGCTCGGAGGCTCGCCGCAGAGCTCCGCACTCGCCAATCTGCTCGCCCTGCCGCGCCAGCTCTCCGGCCCGCACCTCCCGGCCCTCGCCGTCGGCGCGGTGGCCGTGGCAGTGCTCTGCGGCTGGCCCCGGCTGGGCCGCCTGCCTGGTCGGGCCGGGCAGCTCGGCGCGAAGCTGACGCGCGTGCCCGCCGCCTTGGTCGCCGTCACGGCAGGCACCACGCTCTCGGTCGGCCTCGGGCTCACCCTGGCCCGGGTGGAGCTCCCCTCCTGGAGCGAACACGGCCTGGCTTCCCCACCAGCTCTCGACGTGCTCGGCCGCCACTGGCCCACCCTGCTCGGTGCCGTGCTGACGGTCACCGCCGTCGCCAGCGTCGAATCATTGCTCTCTTCCGTCGCGGTCGACCGCCTCTCGCACCGGTCGAGCGACCTGGACCGCGAGCTGCGGGGCCAAGGCGTGGCCAACGTGGTGGCCGGCCTGCTCGGCGGACTGCCGATCGCGGGCGGTGCCGTCCGCAGTTCGGCGAACGTACGGGCCGGAGCCGCCGGCCGTTGGTCGGCCGTCCTGCACGGTGCCTGGGTGCTGCTGGCCGCACTGCTGCTCGCGGGCGGGCTGCGGCACATCCCGCTGGCCGCACTGGCCGCACTGGTGCTGGTGGTCGGCGTCCAGATGGTCAGCTTCGCGCACATCCGGCGGGTGCACCGGCACCGCGAGTTCCCCGTGTACCTCGCGACCGTGCTCGGCGTCTTCCTGCTGGGCGTGCCCATCGGCGTGGCCGTCGGCGGCTCGGTGGCCGTCCTGCTCGCGCTCTACCGGCTGACCAGGGCCCACGTCGACGTGGCTGCCGAGGCCGACGGCTCGTACCAGGTGCGCACCCACGGCCCGCTGACCTTCGCGGCCGTCCCGCGGCTGAGCCGGGCCCTCGCCCTGATCCCGTCCGGTGCCCGGGTGACGGTCCATCACGACGGCTCCTTCCTCGACCACGCCGCGTACGAGCAGTTGCACTCCTGGCGGACGGGACACCAGGCCACCGGCGGTTCGGTGGCCATGCTCACCGAGCGCCACGACGACGAGGTGCTCGACCCGGACGGCACCGTACGCTCCGGCAGCTCGGCCGGCCCGCACCGCTGCCGCGCCTGGACGCCCTGGGTCGGCCACCACTGCATCGACCAAGGTGAGGACGATCCGCACGTCCGGCTGCTGGACGGTGTCCGCGGCTTCCAGCAGCACACCGCCCCCCTGGTCCGGCAGGAGCTGGCCCGACTCTCCCGCGAGGGCCAAACCCCCTCACAGCTCTTCCTGACCTGCTCCGACTCCCGGCTGGTTACCAGCATGATCACCAGTAGCGGCCCCGGCGACCTCTTCACCGTGCGCAACGTCGGCAATCTCGTTCCGGCTCCCTACGAGCCGGGGGCGGCCGACGATTCGGTGGCCGCCGCCGTCCAGTACGCGGTCGAGGTGCTCCAGGTGCGCAGCATCACCATCTGCGGCCACTCCGGCTGCGGCGCGATGCAGGCCCTGCTGGACGGGGTGCACGAGGTACCGGGCACACCGACCCCGCTGGCCCGATGGCTGCGTAACGGCCGGGGCGCGCTGTCCCGCCTCAAGCGGGCGCCCGCCGAGTTCGAGGGTCGGTCGGTCGTCGACCTGGTCGAGCAGCTCTGCATCACCAACGTGGTGCAGCAGTTGGACCAGTTGCTGGCCAATCCGGCCGTCGAGCGGCGTGTCGAAGAGGGCAGTCTCCAACTGGTCGGCATGTACTTCGACTTCGCGACCGCGCAGGCGTACGTGCTCGACCGGGAGAGCCGTCGGTTCTCCCCGGTGGCCGTCTCGGCTGGGCCCACCAAGGAGACTGACGTGCTGGCGGCCTGA
- a CDS encoding HAD family phosphatase, which produces MAPTPAHSGRHPFGVARTAAFFDLDKTIIAKSSALAFSRPFYQGGLINRRAVLKSAYAQFLFLVGGADHDQMEKMREYLSALTRGWNVQQVREIVAETLHGLIDPIIYDEAASLIEQHHAAGRDVVIVSSSGSEVVEPIGALLGADRVIATRLKIEDGRYTGEIDYYAYAENKAAAIRGLAETEGYDLPACYAYSDSITDLPLLEAVGHPSAVNPDRALRKEAVAREWPVLVFDRPVQLRRRLPEFAAPSRSVVLTVAACTAVLTAGVLWYAARRQRPLA; this is translated from the coding sequence ATCGCGCCCACCCCCGCACACTCCGGACGCCACCCGTTCGGCGTAGCGCGGACTGCCGCTTTCTTCGATCTCGACAAGACGATCATCGCCAAGTCGAGCGCCTTGGCATTCAGCCGCCCGTTCTACCAAGGGGGCCTGATCAACCGTCGGGCCGTCCTCAAGAGCGCCTACGCCCAGTTCCTCTTCCTGGTCGGCGGGGCGGACCACGACCAGATGGAGAAGATGCGGGAGTACCTGTCCGCGCTGACCCGGGGCTGGAACGTCCAGCAGGTCCGCGAGATCGTGGCGGAGACCCTGCACGGGCTGATCGACCCGATCATCTACGACGAGGCCGCCTCGCTGATCGAGCAGCACCACGCGGCCGGCCGGGACGTGGTCATCGTCAGCAGCTCCGGCTCGGAGGTGGTCGAACCGATCGGCGCGCTACTCGGGGCCGACCGGGTCATCGCCACCCGCCTCAAGATCGAAGACGGTCGGTACACCGGTGAGATCGACTACTACGCCTACGCGGAGAACAAGGCCGCCGCCATCCGGGGGTTGGCCGAGACCGAGGGCTACGACCTCCCGGCCTGCTACGCCTACAGCGACTCGATCACCGACCTGCCCCTCCTGGAGGCCGTCGGCCACCCGTCCGCCGTCAATCCCGACCGCGCCCTCCGCAAGGAGGCCGTGGCCCGCGAGTGGCCGGTGCTCGTCTTCGATCGCCCGGTCCAACTGCGCCGCAGGCTTCCGGAGTTCGCCGCGCCAAGCCGCTCGGTGGTGCTGACGGTGGCCGCCTGCACGGCCGTCCTGACCGCCGGCGTGCTCTGGTACGCGGCTCGCCGCCAACGCCCACTAGCCTGA